Proteins co-encoded in one Lynx canadensis isolate LIC74 chromosome C1, mLynCan4.pri.v2, whole genome shotgun sequence genomic window:
- the METTL5 gene encoding rRNA N6-adenosine-methyltransferase METTL5 isoform X4, whose protein sequence is MKKLRLKELESRLQQVDGFEKPKLLLEQYPTRPHIAACMLYTIHNTYDDIENKVVADLGCGCGVLSIGTAMLGAGLCVGFDIDEDALEIFNRNVEEFELTNVDMVQCDVCSLSKRMSKSFDTVIMNPPFGTKNNKGTDMAFLKTALEMARTAVYSLHKSSTRDVDIEVDLIRFSF, encoded by the exons atgaagaaattaaggcttAAGGAACTAGAAAGTCGCCTGCAACAAGTGGATGGATTCGAAAAGCCCAAGCTACTTCTAGAACAGTATCCTACCAGGCCGCACATTGCAG caTGTATGCTGTATACAATCCATAATACATATGATGACATTGAAAATAAAGTGGTTGCAGATCTAGGATGTGGTTGTGGAGTTCTTAGCATCGGAACTGCAATGTTAGGAGCTGG GCTGTGTGTTGGATTTGACATAGATGAAGATGCATTGGAAATATTTAATAGGAATGTGGAGGAGTTTGAGTTAACAAATGTTGACATGGTTCAGTGTGATGTGTGCTCATTATCTAAAAGAATGTCCAAGTCATTTGATACAGTAATTATGAATCCTCCCTTTGGgaccaaaaataataaag GGACAGATATGGCATTTCTGAAGACTGCTTTGGAAATGGCAAGAACAGCAGTGTACTCTTTACACAAATCCTCCACTAGAGAT GTGGATATTGAAGTGGACCTAAttcggttttctttttaa
- the METTL5 gene encoding rRNA N6-adenosine-methyltransferase METTL5 isoform X2 has translation MKKLRLKELESRLQQVDGFEKPKLLLEQYPTRPHIAACMLYTIHNTYDDIENKVVADLGCGCGVLSIGTAMLGAGLCVGFDIDEDALEIFNRNVEEFELTNVDMVQCDVCSLSKRMSKSFDTVIMNPPFGTKNNKGTDMAFLKTALEMARTAVYSLHKSSTRDSCDMTCQHHTNFIKRNQWILKWT, from the exons atgaagaaattaaggcttAAGGAACTAGAAAGTCGCCTGCAACAAGTGGATGGATTCGAAAAGCCCAAGCTACTTCTAGAACAGTATCCTACCAGGCCGCACATTGCAG caTGTATGCTGTATACAATCCATAATACATATGATGACATTGAAAATAAAGTGGTTGCAGATCTAGGATGTGGTTGTGGAGTTCTTAGCATCGGAACTGCAATGTTAGGAGCTGG GCTGTGTGTTGGATTTGACATAGATGAAGATGCATTGGAAATATTTAATAGGAATGTGGAGGAGTTTGAGTTAACAAATGTTGACATGGTTCAGTGTGATGTGTGCTCATTATCTAAAAGAATGTCCAAGTCATTTGATACAGTAATTATGAATCCTCCCTTTGGgaccaaaaataataaag GGACAGATATGGCATTTCTGAAGACTGCTTTGGAAATGGCAAGAACAGCAGTGTACTCTTTACACAAATCCTCCACTAGAGAT AGTTGCGATATGACCTGCCAGCATCATAcaaatttcataaaaagaaatca GTGGATATTGAAGTGGACCTAA
- the SSB gene encoding lupus La protein, translating to MAENGDNEKMAALEAKICHQIEYYFGDFNLPRDKFLKEQIKLDEGWVPLEIMIKFNRLNRLTTDFNVIVEALSKSKAELMEISEDKTKIRRSPSKPLPEVTDEYKNDVKNRSVYIKGFPTDATLDDIKEWLEDKGQVLNIQMRRTLHKAFKGSIFVVFESIESAKKFVDTPGQKYKDTDLLILFKEDYFAKKNEERKQNKVEAKLRAKQEQEEKQKLAEHAEMKSLEEKIGCLLKFSGELDDQTCREDLHILFSSHGEIKWIDFVRGAKEGIILFKEKAKEALDKAKDANNGNLQLRNKEVTWEVLEGDVEKEALKKIIEDQQESLNKWKSKGRRFKGKGKGNKAAQTGSAKGKVQFQGKKTKFDSDDEHDQNGASGPAKRAREETDKEEEPALKQQKTENGAGDQ from the exons ATGGCTGAAAATGGTGATAATGAAAAAATGGCTGCTCTCGAGGCCAAAATCTGTCATCAGATTGAG TATTATTTTGGTGACTTCAATTTGCCACGGGacaaatttttaaaggaacagaTTAAACTGGATGAAGGCTGGGTACCTTTGGAGataatgataaaattcaatag GTTAAACCGTCTAACAACAGACTTTAATGTGATAGTAGAAGCATTGAGCAAATCAAAGGCTGAACTCATGGAAATAAGTGAAGATAAAACTAAAATCAGAAGATCTCCAAGCAAACCCCTCCCTGAAGTGACTGATGAATATAAGAATGATGTAAAAAACAGATCTGTGTATATT AAAGGCTTCCCAACTGATGCAACCCTTGATGACATAAAAGAATGGTTAGAAGATAAAGGTCAAGTACTAAATATTCAGATGAGAAGAACATTGCACAAAGCATTTAAG GGATCAATATTTGTTGTGTTTGAGAGTATTGAATCTGCTAAGAAGTTTGTTGACACCCCTGGCCAGAAGTATAAAGACACAGACTTGCTAATACTTTTCAA GGAAGAttactttgcaaaaaaaaatgaagaaagaaagcaaaataaagtggAAGCTAAATTACGAGCTAAACA agagcaagaagaaaaacaaaagttagcaGAACATGCTGAAATG AAATCTCTAGAAGAGAAGATTGGCTGCTTGCTGAAGTTTTCAGGGGAGTTAGATGATCAGACCTGTAGAGAGGATTTGCACATCCTTTTCTCAAGTCATGGTGAAATAAAATGGATAGACTTTGTCAGAGGAGCAAAAGAG gggataattctttttaaagaaaaagctaagGAAGCACTGGATAAAGCCAAAGATGCAAATAATGGTAACCTACAATTAAGGAACAAAGAAGTGACATGGGAAGTACTAGAAGGAGATGTGGAAAAAGaagcattgaaaaaaatcatagaagatcAACAAGAATCTCTAAACAAATGGAAGTCAAAAG GTCGCAGatttaaaggaaagggaaagggaaataaagcTGCCCAGACTGGGTCAGCTAAAGGAAAAGTACAGTTTCagggcaagaaaacaaaatttgataGTGATGATGAACACGATCAAAATGGTGCATCCG GACCAgcaaaaagagcaagagaagaaacagacaaagaagAGGAACCTgcattaaaacaacagaaaacagaaaatggtgCTGGAGACCAGtag
- the METTL5 gene encoding rRNA N6-adenosine-methyltransferase METTL5 isoform X1, which yields MKKLRLKELESRLQQVDGFEKPKLLLEQYPTRPHIAACMLYTIHNTYDDIENKVVADLGCGCGVLSIGTAMLGAGLCVGFDIDEDALEIFNRNVEEFELTNVDMVQCDVCSLSKRMSKSFDTVIMNPPFGTKNNKGTDMAFLKTALEMARTAVYSLHKSSTRDHIQKKATEWKIKIDIIAELRYDLPASYKFHKKKSVDIEVDLIRFSF from the exons atgaagaaattaaggcttAAGGAACTAGAAAGTCGCCTGCAACAAGTGGATGGATTCGAAAAGCCCAAGCTACTTCTAGAACAGTATCCTACCAGGCCGCACATTGCAG caTGTATGCTGTATACAATCCATAATACATATGATGACATTGAAAATAAAGTGGTTGCAGATCTAGGATGTGGTTGTGGAGTTCTTAGCATCGGAACTGCAATGTTAGGAGCTGG GCTGTGTGTTGGATTTGACATAGATGAAGATGCATTGGAAATATTTAATAGGAATGTGGAGGAGTTTGAGTTAACAAATGTTGACATGGTTCAGTGTGATGTGTGCTCATTATCTAAAAGAATGTCCAAGTCATTTGATACAGTAATTATGAATCCTCCCTTTGGgaccaaaaataataaag GGACAGATATGGCATTTCTGAAGACTGCTTTGGAAATGGCAAGAACAGCAGTGTACTCTTTACACAAATCCTCCACTAGAGAT CATATTCAAAAGAAAGCTACAGAATGGAAAATCAAGATAGATATTATTGCAG AGTTGCGATATGACCTGCCAGCATCATAcaaatttcataaaaagaaatca GTGGATATTGAAGTGGACCTAAttcggttttctttttaa
- the METTL5 gene encoding rRNA N6-adenosine-methyltransferase METTL5 isoform X3 — protein MKKLRLKELESRLQQVDGFEKPKLLLEQYPTRPHIAACMLYTIHNTYDDIENKVVADLGCGCGVLSIGTAMLGAGLCVGFDIDEDALEIFNRNVEEFELTNVDMVQCDVCSLSKRMSKSFDTVIMNPPFGTKNNKGTDMAFLKTALEMARTAVYSLHKSSTRDHIQKKATEWKIKIDIIAGGY, from the exons atgaagaaattaaggcttAAGGAACTAGAAAGTCGCCTGCAACAAGTGGATGGATTCGAAAAGCCCAAGCTACTTCTAGAACAGTATCCTACCAGGCCGCACATTGCAG caTGTATGCTGTATACAATCCATAATACATATGATGACATTGAAAATAAAGTGGTTGCAGATCTAGGATGTGGTTGTGGAGTTCTTAGCATCGGAACTGCAATGTTAGGAGCTGG GCTGTGTGTTGGATTTGACATAGATGAAGATGCATTGGAAATATTTAATAGGAATGTGGAGGAGTTTGAGTTAACAAATGTTGACATGGTTCAGTGTGATGTGTGCTCATTATCTAAAAGAATGTCCAAGTCATTTGATACAGTAATTATGAATCCTCCCTTTGGgaccaaaaataataaag GGACAGATATGGCATTTCTGAAGACTGCTTTGGAAATGGCAAGAACAGCAGTGTACTCTTTACACAAATCCTCCACTAGAGAT CATATTCAAAAGAAAGCTACAGAATGGAAAATCAAGATAGATATTATTGCAG GTGGATATTGA